A region from the Spirochaeta thermophila DSM 6192 genome encodes:
- the murI gene encoding glutamate racemase gives MQETGTRRNEEELAKRLKTSLDDSCRPVLFLDSGIGGIPYLLWALEHIEGEEFVYVADRAHFPYGPRSHEELEAILVDLVADLLRRFRPKLVVLACNTASVVGLPALRARYEIPFVGVVPAIKPAASLTRTGVVGLLATERTLRDFYTDELIAAYANGARVVKVPSPHIVEFVEHRFIDAAEEERRTAVREAVERCVAQGADTIVLGCTHFVFLEAQIRSLAGEHVQVIDSREGVGRRLVHLLSYLPCGRRGPSTASFYLTGRTPPEGRYVRFTRHYGVSFGGVLE, from the coding sequence ATGCAGGAGACAGGAACGCGGAGGAACGAAGAAGAGCTCGCAAAGCGCTTGAAGACCTCTTTGGATGACTCGTGCCGGCCGGTGCTCTTTCTGGATTCTGGGATAGGCGGTATCCCCTACCTCCTGTGGGCCCTCGAGCACATCGAGGGCGAGGAGTTCGTCTATGTCGCCGACAGGGCCCACTTCCCCTACGGTCCCAGATCCCACGAAGAGCTCGAGGCCATCCTGGTGGACCTGGTGGCCGATCTGCTTCGCCGGTTCAGGCCGAAGCTCGTGGTGCTCGCCTGCAACACCGCCTCGGTGGTGGGGCTGCCCGCCCTGCGTGCCCGGTACGAGATCCCCTTCGTGGGCGTGGTGCCCGCCATCAAGCCCGCCGCCTCCCTCACCCGTACGGGCGTCGTAGGCCTTCTTGCCACCGAGCGGACCCTGAGGGATTTCTACACCGACGAGCTCATCGCCGCCTATGCGAACGGCGCGCGGGTGGTGAAGGTCCCTTCCCCGCACATCGTGGAGTTCGTGGAACACCGCTTCATCGATGCCGCAGAGGAGGAACGCCGCACCGCAGTCCGGGAGGCGGTGGAGCGCTGTGTGGCCCAGGGCGCCGACACCATCGTGCTCGGCTGCACCCACTTCGTGTTCCTCGAGGCCCAGATCCGCTCCCTCGCAGGGGAGCACGTGCAGGTGATAGACTCCCGGGAAGGAGTGGGCCGCAGGCTCGTCCACCTCCTCTCGTACCTCCCCTGTGGGAGGAGGGGCCCCTCTACAGCCTCGTTCTACCTCACCGGGCGGACCCCTCCCGAGGGTCGGTATGTCAGGTTCACCCGGCACTACGGAGTCTCCTTTGGAGGTGTGCTCGAATGA
- a CDS encoding MBL fold metallo-hydrolase translates to MKVFAHFSLPGFSNTYLVGPEEGGDAILVDPGCFDEYLLNLVEDHGYYVRHVLVTHGHRNHFQGIKTILRIYDATVYANTPHLDGVLCEMVHEGRRLDLGWVEVRVLSLPGHSRDSVAYVVGPYVFTGDALTSGKVGSPVNPQGKALLIAYLNQKLLALPGHYIIFPGHGPPTTVRTEAAFNVDLRLTPGRGPGVSV, encoded by the coding sequence GTGAAGGTCTTCGCCCACTTCTCGCTCCCGGGGTTCTCCAACACGTACCTGGTGGGTCCCGAGGAAGGGGGGGATGCGATCCTGGTGGATCCGGGGTGTTTCGACGAGTACCTCCTCAACCTGGTGGAGGATCACGGCTACTACGTGCGGCACGTGCTGGTCACCCACGGCCACCGGAACCATTTCCAGGGGATCAAGACGATTCTCAGGATCTACGACGCCACGGTCTACGCGAATACGCCTCACCTCGATGGGGTGTTGTGCGAGATGGTGCACGAGGGGCGGCGGCTCGATCTGGGGTGGGTGGAGGTGAGGGTGCTCTCCCTTCCCGGCCACTCGCGGGACTCGGTGGCGTATGTGGTGGGGCCGTACGTGTTCACGGGCGATGCCCTCACCTCGGGGAAGGTGGGAAGTCCGGTGAATCCTCAGGGGAAGGCGCTCCTCATCGCCTACCTCAATCAGAAGCTGCTCGCGCTTCCGGGACACTACATCATCTTTCCGGGGCACGGGCCTCCCACCACGGTGCGGACCGAGGCGGCGTTCAACGTGGATCTCCGTCTGACGCCCGGGCGAGGGCCCGGAGTATCTGTTTGA
- the rsgA gene encoding ribosome small subunit-dependent GTPase A yields the protein MRRGLVLMGINNIFTVEEEGTGALYECRIKGKVLEDAVGDYNPLAPGDRVEFEENPIEEHKGSIERRLERKNAFLRYNLKRKAPQTLAANLDFLVCLMSPDQPPFRPRFIDRVLVAAELTEGCEALVLLNKKDLGVPPHVERRLSLYTEIGYHVRMISVKTGEGIPALVEFFQGKTVVLVGQSGVGKSSLLNTLVPGAGQRVGEISRKYNRGSHVTNYSRLFHARGFEVIDTPGVREFVPYGTSSRDVGWCFREFEPYAKECAYPSCQHMDEPDCAVKEAVMKGRIDPERYESYLRLREELELLEQEEYG from the coding sequence ATGAGAAGAGGCCTGGTGCTCATGGGCATCAACAACATCTTCACCGTAGAGGAGGAAGGCACGGGCGCCCTCTACGAGTGCCGTATAAAAGGAAAAGTCCTCGAGGATGCCGTAGGAGACTACAACCCCCTCGCTCCCGGCGACCGGGTGGAGTTCGAGGAAAACCCCATCGAGGAGCACAAGGGCTCCATCGAGCGCAGGCTCGAACGGAAGAACGCCTTTCTCCGCTACAACCTCAAGCGAAAGGCCCCCCAGACCCTCGCGGCCAACCTCGATTTCCTCGTCTGCCTTATGAGCCCCGACCAGCCGCCCTTCAGGCCGCGCTTCATCGACCGGGTCCTCGTGGCGGCCGAGCTCACCGAAGGGTGCGAGGCCCTCGTGCTCCTCAACAAGAAGGACCTGGGCGTCCCCCCACACGTGGAACGCCGTCTCTCCCTCTACACCGAGATCGGCTACCACGTGCGCATGATCTCGGTGAAGACCGGCGAGGGGATCCCCGCCCTGGTGGAGTTCTTTCAGGGGAAGACCGTGGTGCTCGTGGGGCAATCGGGGGTGGGCAAGTCGTCGCTCCTCAACACCCTCGTGCCCGGCGCAGGCCAGCGTGTGGGGGAGATCTCGCGCAAGTACAACCGTGGCTCCCACGTCACCAACTACTCACGCCTCTTCCATGCCCGGGGCTTCGAGGTGATCGATACCCCCGGGGTGCGGGAGTTCGTGCCCTACGGGACCTCCTCCCGTGATGTGGGGTGGTGCTTCCGCGAGTTCGAGCCCTATGCCAAGGAGTGCGCCTATCCCTCGTGCCAGCACATGGACGAGCCCGACTGCGCGGTGAAAGAGGCGGTGATGAAAGGCCGCATCGACCCCGAGCGCTACGAGAGCTACCTCAGGCTGCGGGAGGAGCTCGAGCTCCTCGAGCAGGAGGAGTACGGGTGA
- a CDS encoding pentapeptide repeat-containing protein has translation MFVPTPCAHEGCPGFAVSGYDRCFSHLTADEQEAFASRIREMLTRQERITDLSLSGMDLSGLPLSGKRLYACNLSGCRLSNTRVEKLLLRLCFLDGSVFEGVTFTGLDTNFCSFAGSRVVGCTVEESDVLTSNFNGSIFEESEFKSCDLYHSRFMLSSLRKVRFYDCNLKRTYFIGALLEEVTFPYSNDEDAYFAPKEETPL, from the coding sequence ATGTTCGTCCCTACGCCGTGTGCACATGAGGGATGTCCGGGTTTTGCCGTCTCGGGGTACGATCGGTGTTTCTCCCATCTTACGGCCGATGAACAGGAGGCGTTCGCCTCCCGGATACGTGAGATGCTCACCCGGCAGGAGCGGATCACCGATCTCTCGCTCTCGGGCATGGACCTTTCGGGGCTTCCGCTCTCGGGGAAGCGGCTATATGCCTGCAATCTCTCCGGATGTCGTCTCTCGAACACCAGGGTGGAGAAGCTCCTGCTCAGACTCTGTTTCCTGGACGGGAGTGTCTTCGAGGGGGTGACATTCACCGGCCTGGATACGAACTTCTGCAGTTTTGCGGGGTCGCGTGTGGTGGGGTGTACAGTGGAGGAGTCGGATGTGCTCACCTCGAATTTCAACGGCAGTATCTTCGAGGAGAGCGAGTTCAAAAGCTGCGATCTCTACCACTCCCGCTTCATGCTGAGCTCGCTCAGGAAGGTCCGTTTCTACGACTGCAACCTGAAGCGTACGTACTTTATCGGGGCTCTGTTGGAGGAGGTGACGTTCCCCTACTCCAACGACGAGGATGCCTACTTCGCGCCGAAGGAGGAGACGCCGCTGTGA